The following is a genomic window from Plasmodium berghei ANKA genome assembly, chromosome: 9.
TATTATGCTCAACAAAAGATCTTAATCTTTTTAATAAAGTAataagtatatttttaaaatcaacaaaattatttaattttagaaTCGAATTTAATAACATCTCTAAACTATATAAATGGCATTCATCACTAAATACCTGAACAATGgattcaaatatatattgttgaATTCGTGAATCATTGATAttagataaatataataataattttggtaaacatttttctatataatattgttttgTCATTCCTTCTAACTGTGACATTCGAACTAATATCGATCCTACTAACATTTTAACatccattttttcttttaaaatttttattttattattttttaaaacattatcatctatatttgatatatttccaCCAATTGGAATTACTTTATCATTCATTCTATTCCACAATTTTAAactttcataaaaatttgttaataaaaattcaaacGCATCATCAATATTTCCACCCCCTGCTTCTTCGTATTCACTCCCAGTATCTGGTATTCTATCTTTACACATCtgtatcaaaaaatatctCAAAAATAACCCTTTTAAAGGATGCTGTATCCCTTTACATAACTCTGTCatatcttttaaaatatattttgcttttatatctttattttttatgtaatttCGTCCAACAATTATCAGCAAATATAAACGTGGTATTATGTTTCCTGCATGTTGCACACtttcatatatatctataaatttttttttatgtttttttttatcatttatgaAGCTATCCAAATGTTGCAATTCGTTAAATATTAGCATGTATAATTCATAGTAATATTTTGGAGATAGTTCTGTGGTTTTTAATTCACACAACATGTTGGATGCATGCTTTAGAGTATCCCTTAAAGATCCATTATCCTATAAAGTTGAAAATGTTGAAAATGTTGAAAATGTTGAAAATGTTGAAAAATGTTGAAAATGTtgaaaaatgataaaaatgttgATTTCCTTACCAACGCTTGcttcataaaaaaactttGTTCCTTAACAACAAAAATGCATTCATCCAATAATCGTTTTTGGTCTACTACATGATTAGGTTCTTTATATGCATTCAtatttacttatttttatttatcacttataaatgtgtataaacaaaactcgttattaaattttcctatacaatatataagCCCTATTTTAAAGGTttacaatatatttgaacaatttaattatatgaaaatattatcgtgtaatatataattcgttatattcttttaaaacataataaataatatcatatataagTGGACATTTCAGtggaaaattaaatatgtatactAAAAGAATAGACGATTCTCTAAATgtatttttgataaattataaaaacttTCATGggcatatataaacatgTGTTTAAAATCAGAAAGTGCTGATGCCACTTTTTACGTtcaaaacgaaaaaaatgggggaaaaaaatttataattcttAATATTTCTTGTAAAAAAGGGCAAACGAtctcgtttttttttttcttttctttttttctttctttttttcttttttttttcttttttttattgcaATTTTCTAACTAATGATaatccttttttttaataataatataagtattttataatagcttacattttttttacaaaaatatgaatattgtaaatatattttactacctaattataattttttagtttAACTGCACAAATGTGTAATGTTTAGagaataaacatattttcgttcataaaaaaatattaaatatttaagtccgaaaaaaatgtatgtaCATAGATGAGAAATAtgaaatggaaaaaaagaaaaaaaaaaaaacatgcAATCAActttatgtttattttaaaaatatatatatatttatttattatttatttttcattatcttATACCTTTTGAAAGTCCCCAAAAAGcacaatttattttacaaatattttttgaactATGAATATATGTGCTCGCATTTATCacattgtatttttatttcccatataattattttttggcAGAATTTTTAACACTATTGCTATTATGCCATTTATTTGGACACTATAACATATGTTGCATAGTTGtttactatttatattttatttaaataagggaataaaaaaaaatataatatcatATTCTCactaatttaaattattcgAATAACCATGGTTTAGTGTTGATATATGAAAACTCATCATATTCATGCTCACACTCagtttacaaaaaaaatataaaatttaattcttaaacttttattatataaaaaggaatgaaaaatgttttaCACACACTATTTCtcaataatttattttttgtatttatatgtatgtgCCCGTGAATATGTTTTACAATTTCCTATTGAATTATGTCTTATTTCTATCAAATTAgaacataaaataattataagcAAAGTTTTGTGCGTTATTTGTATTgataaagtaaaaaatagaCAATTGAAAATGCGAAAAATTCTATGTGATTTATCATAATGtttgttaaaattattttataaagaataatgagtaataatatttataaacataataataaagttGGTTAGTTTAagtttttttctttatttggAGTATTCTGattaacataaaaatatgtacattaaaaaaaaatatataaaataaataaacgaAAGGATAGATAATGTGATACATGAGTAGCGAATGCATTTACGCCAcgtattaattattatatgcaacatatattaatggaAAGTGAACAATGGAAAATgccataattatttaaattatactAAAATAGCGATACACACACAAATAATATCTAATCACATATGTATActcatacatatatatatatatatatatgtgataAACATAcatgattatatatatagtatggATATAGCATATTGAATACAGATAAGTagtacatataataattggTATACAATGTAATTATTCATAAGATTTGTTtcatgataaaaataaaataaatatacatatatatcacAAGGATTCtcataaaattttgaaataaaaatattcagttttttttaaagctagctaaaacattattacatttgcccacatacatatatatatatatatatatatatatatacgcGCAAGGTATagtgataaatatatttgtggATTTGTAGGCTTGTAAAAAGCACTACACATGCagttttaaaatttatttatcacTTTCATCACCATCATCCAAACATTCGtatcgatttttttttatcgaAACATTATTTGTCTTAACAGTTGAAACAATAGCTTTTTTAGGAATAACTTGAATTTCTGATTTATATTCTGatttttccttttcatTAGTTTTTAATTGACCTTTTGGGcttttataatatgaactattttttgatggatgtttattattataataacttgatgatttataattatttgaataacTATAATTACTCATTTTTGAATGGAAACTATGATGCTTATTATTcccattattattataatttttatgtctcatagaattataattatttgaaaaatatttgttatccattttttcataatccATATAGTTATTACTTCTATGATAATTATCTCTATAGCTATCTTTTCCATTCTTTTCATAATTCTCTTTATAGCTTAATCTATCATTTGAATTTCTATACCCTCTATCATATGTTTCTTTATaacttattttatcattaggatctcgatttttttttctatcaTCTGATGAATTATACTCTTTACTATCAtaagtttttttatctattGAGTCATATTTGCTActtcttcttttttcataattattactTCTACTActtcttcttttttcataattattactTCTGCTACTTCTGCTActtcttcttttttcattttttctacTTTCATCTCGTTTACTTTCATCTCGTTTACTTTCATCTCGTCTGCTTTCATCTCGTCTGCTTTCATCCCGTTTACTTCGATCTCTACGACTATGTCTTTTCTCATCTTTTCGGTctgattttttatcatttcgTCTACTTTCTTTTCTATCATATTTCCTACTATATCGATCTCTTCTTCTAGCACTTGAATCTCTACGTTTGCTACTTGTTCTGCTAAGTTTATTTGAATGGGAACGGCTTTTTCTAGAATTTGAATAAGATtgtttatcattttctatgacattattattttctgtTTGCTCTCctaataaatttgttcGAGCTTCCCAAATATTTTctcctttttttaaatttggctttattaaaatatcaattttttGAGTTTTTCCAGTTCTTTGTGCATTATTACTAGGCGCATTATTTTCATCGcctatattattattttcttcattatcattgttattgatttttttttttgtttttttttttgttttattttgtaacaAAGTTGATTTAAGATTTTTGCTAGTAATATCTTTACCATTTTCTGAACTTTCACTTTCATATGTATAATTGTCATTATTACTTCGATGTGAAtcttcataattattatcgatttttttattatcatgatcataatatttattattagaattggattcattattattaccatAATTAGCACCATTTCCTACATCATTATTTACatcatctttatttttatcttttgaATCAAATAGtttgttattttcttcttcattttttttctctgtTGTAATAACTTTAACCGTTTTAATTGAagcaattttttttgctttaCTTGAATTATTCgaattttttacatattttaaagaactatcatataaattttcgATATTATAATTGTAAGCATTTGAATTTTTGTTATAGTTATCTCCATCTCCTGAtccttttatatttctgtTCATGTTTTCAAAAccttcatcattttttttagaattattttcattactctttcttaaattatgattatctttatttgtTGTTTCATTATCTGaatcaaatttattataatttttgaagtttctcaaattattttgtccatcatcattattatatgaactattattattatttttatatccatTAGAAATTGTTGAATTATTTCTTAAGTTTGAattatttctattattttcatcttcacgcttaatatttttcataattatattttttatatttgctTTATCAtcctttttaataatatttaaatctTTTGATTTGCTTCCATGTATTacatcttcattttttttatctgattttaaattatttctcAATGTAGAAAatgcattattattattattgtcattataattattcatatagTTTGAACTTTTGTTATAACCCGATTTTACATTTCCTTCGCCATCAACATTAGAATTATATCCTTTATTTTCATGcacattattattgtacggaatattatttccatCTGAATTTTTAAACCCTTTGTTCATATTCATTCGTTTCATATTTCCATCAGATCCGATAGCGTTCATATTTCCACTAACATTTGTAGAATTATCTAAattgttcatattatttttcatattaatagCAGTGTTATTTcctgaattatttttatttattgtaaatacatttttttttgaagcATTGCTATTCTTTCcagtattattatttccattatttttgttaaagttgttataatttgaatttctatttaaattgttattttttttataattaaaaacatttttattcgAATTAGATCCTATCATTCCTTTTCTATTTTCAttgttcattttcattcctgattcttcttcttcttcttGATTCTCTAATTTTTGTTCGCTATTACTATTTTCTTCCCcactattattatctttttccTTTGAAATGCtttcatttataattttatcgGGGTTTGTATTAACGGGTTTAGCTTCTCCGAAAATGTTTGGATTAGCAACATAACTGTTTTGATCTAACGGTACtgttcttttttttaaaactaatttttttcgttgTTCGGATGTAGCAGGTGTTTGTTCAGGAGTTGTGTTATCAGCatttgcatttttattgttttgataattcatatttttaaaagaaaaattggAATTCGAGTTTTTGTTATCATTTTGATTATGCATGTTGTTATTTGACTGATTCATATTCATGTTGTTGTTCATTCCTTGTTGATTATTCATGTAATTTTGTTTCATATTATTGTAATTAAAACttgaattaatattatcatttccTCCTTTCATTCCCATtctcatattattattgttatcgttaaaaaatgaattgttatttaacgaaaacatattattgccgttcatattattattaccaCTATTGTttgcattattattattattattataattattcatAACATTATTACCTTGCCTTACATTaccaaaattattatttctatttgctgttttcttaaatttattttgtttttgatttaaattaaaagcTTTCGTTTTATCCTTGTTAATTATAACTGAAATTGTACCATGCTcaaatgtattatttcCTGAATAAAGcatttttccatttaatTCCAATGACCTGTTCATATCTTCTGCGTTGTCAAATTCGATATAAGCTGCTGCAGTTTTACCCTTTTTGTTCAAAATATTGATTCTTTTTATTCGGTATCCTTCGAACATAGTATAGATCTCTTCTTTTGTAATATCTATGTGAAGATTTCGGACGTATATTTCGTAGATATTTGAATAGCTATTCATATCTGCGATAGggtaaagaaaaaaaaatgtgtataaATGCGcccaaaaaattatgaacaagtcataaaaaatgtagaaattatgaaaaatataaaaaaaataaaacaacaAAATAGCTATATTGCAGCTGAAATTattgtaataaaatttatcaGCATGTACAAAACAGCTACATAAAATAgtatgttaataaaaaatatcgaGTATTTTAATGCACgcatgaaataaaaattggcgatttttcttcatatattaactattttttttaagcttaaaaataacagtaataataaaaaaattaccaTTTTTCGaaggaataaaataattttgctTGGGATTATTAACGTCACCATTGCTATAATTATTATCCAgcgttttatttttcatggcattatcatcattataGGTGTCAACTATAAAggataaataaacaattgttcacaaaatataacataaatatatataatacatatgtatttatGTACATTATATTAAGcatataatgatattttcaaaataatgtacataattttatactacaaaaaaaataagtaataaaaaattatacctAATGGCGAATCAAAATCTTCACACATATCAGCCCATCGATTGCtgcttttattttcttctttttctttcttttcaTCATCATTGTTGTCATTATTTGTATTGGTTTTGTTTGTactattatcattattattgtcagggtttatatttgtgtcgttttcatttatattaactttatttttagtattttctttatttaaatcaatattattattattgtcaCATTGGTTACCATTTTCCTCTTGTATCCCCATTTTGCTTTCAACAATAGTGctcattttttgtattattctTTTACTAAAATTCGATTAagcttatttattttttataatatatattatagtatttattataatatttattatagtattttttataatagtttttacaatatattgtttaattaaaatataataattatatatctttAGATAGCgtttattataaaagaaTGCATGTatgttaaaaattaattatacgATTAATTCTcgaatttgtatattttatagttTTGACTTGTTCGGtctttttcataaattacatatattttaatttacataaatatgttatttttcaaaaaaatatataattttccacaattcttattattttctataacattacatataaatatataatttcttgaattttgtatttaaataatttgttaatatgttttccctattatataaaaacattcttttattttctgcAAAATCATACACACA
Proteins encoded in this region:
- a CDS encoding RNA-binding protein, putative, translated to MSTIVESKMGIQEENGNQCDNNNNIDLNKENTKNKVNINENDTNINPDNNNDNSTNKTNTNNDNNDDEKKEKEENKSSNRWADMCEDFDSPLDMNSYSNIYEIYVRNLHIDITKEEIYTMFEGYRIKRINILNKKGKTAAAYIEFDNAEDMNRSLELNGKMLYSGNNTFEHGTISVIINKDKTKAFNLNQKQNKFKKTANRNNNFGNVRQGNNVMNNYNNNNNNANNSGNNNMNGNNMFSLNNNSFFNDNNNNMRMGMKGGNDNINSSFNYNNMKQNYMNNQQGMNNNMNMNQSNNNMHNQNDNKNSNSNFSFKNMNYQNNKNANADNTTPEQTPATSEQRKKLVLKKRTVPLDQNSYVANPNIFGEAKPVNTNPDKIINESISKEKDNNSGEENSNSEQKLENQEEEEESGMKMNNENRKGMIGSNSNKNVFNYKKNNNLNRNSNYNNFNKNNGNNNTGKNSNASKKNVFTINKNNSGNNTAINMKNNMNNLDNSTNVSGNMNAIGSDGNMKRMNMNKGFKNSDGNNIPYNNNVHENKGYNSNVDGEGNVKSGYNKSSNYMNNYNDNNNNNAFSTLRNNLKSDKKNEDVIHGSKSKDLNIIKKDDKANIKNIIMKNIKREDENNRNNSNLRNNSTISNGYKNNNNSSYNNDDGQNNLRNFKNYNKFDSDNETTNKDNHNLRKSNENNSKKNDEGFENMNRNIKGSGDGDNYNKNSNAYNYNIENLYDSSLKYVKNSNNSSKAKKIASIKTVKVITTEKKNEEENNKLFDSKDKNKDDVNNDVGNGANYGNNNESNSNNKYYDHDNKKIDNNYEDSHRSNNDNYTYESESSENGKDITSKNLKSTLLQNKTKKKTKKKINNNDNEENNNIGDENNAPSNNAQRTGKTQKIDILIKPNLKKGENIWEARTNLLGEQTENNNVIENDKQSYSNSRKSRSHSNKLSRTSSKRRDSSARRRDRYSRKYDRKESRRNDKKSDRKDEKRHSRRDRSKRDESRRDESRRDESKRDESKRDESRKNEKRRSSRSSRSNNYEKRRSSRSNNYEKRRSSKYDSIDKKTYDSKEYNSSDDRKKNRDPNDKISYKETYDRGYRNSNDRLSYKENYEKNGKDSYRDNYHRSNNYMDYEKMDNKYFSNNYNSMRHKNYNNNGNNKHHSFHSKMSNYSYSNNYKSSSYYNNKHPSKNSSYYKSPKGQLKTNEKEKSEYKSEIQVIPKKAIVSTVKTNNVSIKKNRYECLDDGDESDK
- a CDS encoding RNA-binding protein, putative; translated protein: MSTIVESKMGIQEENGNQCDNNNNIDLNKENTKNKVNINENDTNINPDNNNDNSTNKTNTNNDNNDDEKKEKEENKSSNRWADMCEDFDSPLVDTYNDDNAMKNKTLDNNYSNGDVNNPKQNYFIPSKNDMNSYSNIYEIYVRNLHIDITKEEIYTMFEGYRIKRINILNKKGKTAAAYIEFDNAEDMNRSLELNGKMLYSGNNTFEHGTISVIINKDKTKAFNLNQKQNKFKKTANRNNNFGNVRQGNNVMNNYNNNNNNANNSGNNNMNGNNMFSLNNNSFFNDNNNNMRMGMKGGNDNINSSFNYNNMKQNYMNNQQGMNNNMNMNQSNNNMHNQNDNKNSNSNFSFKNMNYQNNKNANADNTTPEQTPATSEQRKKLVLKKRTVPLDQNSYVANPNIFGEAKPVNTNPDKIINESISKEKDNNSGEENSNSEQKLENQEEEEESGMKMNNENRKGMIGSNSNKNVFNYKKNNNLNRNSNYNNFNKNNGNNNTGKNSNASKKNVFTINKNNSGNNTAINMKNNMNNLDNSTNVSGNMNAIGSDGNMKRMNMNKGFKNSDGNNIPYNNNVHENKGYNSNVDGEGNVKSGYNKSSNYMNNYNDNNNNNAFSTLRNNLKSDKKNEDVIHGSKSKDLNIIKKDDKANIKNIIMKNIKREDENNRNNSNLRNNSTISNGYKNNNNSSYNNDDGQNNLRNFKNYNKFDSDNETTNKDNHNLRKSNENNSKKNDEGFENMNRNIKGSGDGDNYNKNSNAYNYNIENLYDSSLKYVKNSNNSSKAKKIASIKTVKVITTEKKNEEENNKLFDSKDKNKDDVNNDVGNGANYGNNNESNSNNKYYDHDNKKIDNNYEDSHRSNNDNYTYESESSENGKDITSKNLKSTLLQNKTKKKTKKKINNNDNEENNNIGDENNAPSNNAQRTGKTQKIDILIKPNLKKGENIWEARTNLLGEQTENNNVIENDKQSYSNSRKSRSHSNKLSRTSSKRRDSSARRRDRYSRKYDRKESRRNDKKSDRKDEKRHSRRDRSKRDESRRDESRRDESKRDESKRDESRKNEKRRSSRSSRSNNYEKRRSSRSNNYEKRRSSKYDSIDKKTYDSKEYNSSDDRKKNRDPNDKISYKETYDRGYRNSNDRLSYKENYEKNGKDSYRDNYHRSNNYMDYEKMDNKYFSNNYNSMRHKNYNNNGNNKHHSFHSKMSNYSYSNNYKSSSYYNNKHPSKNSSYYKSPKGQLKTNEKEKSEYKSEIQVIPKKAIVSTVKTNNVSIKKNRYECLDDGDESDK